The stretch of DNA ATCGCGGCTATCGCAGGGCGACCACCAAACCCCAGCCACTTGCCGATCCCCACCCCCGCAGCATTCCCCGTCGCCACGCACGCCGTCAGCAAATACCCGCCGGTCGGGGCTTCCCAGTCGAGCATTTCTCCGGCGGCGAAAAGGCCGGGAATGGCACTCAGCATGTAGCCATCGTCAAGCGCGCTCCATTCGATGCCGCCGGCGGAGGATATGGCCTCAGTGATGGGGCGGGGGCGGGTCAGAGGGATCGGCAGGGATTTGACGTGGCTTGCGAGCTTCGATGGGTCCTGAAGGTCGGTTTCCTTTGCGAGTTCGCGCAGCAGGCCGGTTTTGACGCCGTCGAGGCCGGCGCCTTTGCGGAGGCGGTTGGAGAAGCTGCCTTTCCTGTCCTGCCGGGCGAGGTCCTTTGAAAGGCGCTCAGTGCTTCGGCCGGGTGCGAGGTCGACAAGCAGGGATGCGGGCTTGCCGGTTTCGAGCGCGTCGCGCAGTGCTGCGGAATGGGCGTAGACAAGGCTGCCCTCGATGCCGTGGCGGGTGATGACGAATTCGCCGGGGAAGGTGCCGGCGGGCGAGGTGGCGGTGACCGATTTGAGCGGCTCGCCCGCGAAACGGCCGCGAAAGGTCTCGCTCCAATCGACGTCGAAGCCACAATTGGCGGGGCGGAACGGCGCGATGCTCACGCCCTTTTCGTGGAGCCACGGTACCCAGGCGGCATTCGAGCCGAGGCGCGGCCAACTGGCGCCGCCAAGTGCCAGCAAGGCGGCATCAGGGTGGATGACACGATGGCCTTGCGGCGTTTCGAACGCGTAGCCGCCGTCCTCGAAGCCGGTCCAGCGGTGGCGTGTCAGGATCGAAACGCCGTGGGCTTCCAGACGCGCGATCCAGGCGCGCAACAGCGGCGAGGCCTTCATGACTTTCGGGAAGACGCGGCCGGAGGAGCCAGTGAAGGTCGCGGTGCCAAGCCCTTCCGCCCAGGCCCGGACATCGTCGGGCTTGAAGCCGTCCAAGGCGGGGCGCAGCCGGTCGGACGCTTTGCCGAAGCGGGCAACGAAGCGCGTATAATCTTCCGAATGGGTGATATTGAGGCCGGACTTTCCGGCGAGCAGGAATTTGCGCGCCACCGTAGGCATCGCTTCGTAGATGGTGACGGCGTGCCCGGCTGCCGAGAGTACCTCGGCCGCCATCAAGCCCGCCGGT from Rhizobium sp. 007 encodes:
- a CDS encoding TIGR03862 family flavoprotein, which translates into the protein MKKKQISIIGGGPAGLMAAEVLSAAGHAVTIYEAMPTVARKFLLAGKSGLNITHSEDYTRFVARFGKASDRLRPALDGFKPDDVRAWAEGLGTATFTGSSGRVFPKVMKASPLLRAWIARLEAHGVSILTRHRWTGFEDGGYAFETPQGHRVIHPDAALLALGGASWPRLGSNAAWVPWLHEKGVSIAPFRPANCGFDVDWSETFRGRFAGEPLKSVTATSPAGTFPGEFVITRHGIEGSLVYAHSAALRDALETGKPASLLVDLAPGRSTERLSKDLARQDRKGSFSNRLRKGAGLDGVKTGLLRELAKETDLQDPSKLASHVKSLPIPLTRPRPITEAISSAGGIEWSALDDGYMLSAIPGLFAAGEMLDWEAPTGGYLLTACVATGNAAGVGIGKWLGFGGRPAIAAINPLR